A single Klebsiella variicola DNA region contains:
- the gstA gene encoding glutathione transferase GstA, whose protein sequence is MKLFYKPGACSLASHIALRESGLDFTLQSVDLAKKRLENGDDYLLINPKGQVPALLLDDDILLTEGVAIMQYIADQVPDRHLLAPVGSIARYQTLEWLNYVATELHKGFTPLFRPDTPEDYKPVARALLEKKLQYVDTSLEDKQWLTGHRFTIADGYLFTVLRWGYGIKLDMAAYGHIDSWMAQVAARPAVAAALAAEGLK, encoded by the coding sequence ATGAAACTGTTCTACAAACCCGGCGCCTGTTCCCTGGCCTCGCATATCGCCCTGCGCGAAAGCGGCCTGGATTTCACGTTGCAGAGCGTGGACCTGGCCAAAAAACGGCTGGAAAACGGGGATGATTATCTGCTGATCAACCCGAAAGGTCAGGTGCCGGCGTTGCTGCTGGATGATGACATCCTGCTCACTGAGGGCGTGGCTATTATGCAGTACATCGCCGATCAGGTGCCGGACCGCCATCTGCTGGCGCCAGTGGGCTCCATTGCCCGCTACCAGACCCTGGAGTGGCTGAATTACGTGGCCACCGAGCTGCATAAAGGCTTTACCCCGCTGTTCCGCCCGGATACCCCGGAAGACTATAAGCCTGTCGCGCGGGCGTTGCTCGAGAAGAAACTGCAGTATGTTGATACGTCGCTGGAAGATAAACAGTGGCTGACCGGCCATCGCTTTACTATCGCCGATGGCTATCTGTTCACCGTGCTGCGCTGGGGCTATGGCATAAAACTGGATATGGCTGCCTATGGTCATATCGACAGCTGGATGGCGCAGGTGGCAGCGCGTCCGGCGGTGGCGGCCGCACTGGCGGCTGAAGGCTTAAAATAA
- the dtpA gene encoding dipeptide/tripeptide permease DtpA encodes MSTANNKPAESVSLNAFKQPRAFYLIFSIELWERFGYYGLQGIMAVYLVKQLGMSEADSITLFSSFSALVYGLVAIGGWLGDKVLGTKRVIMLGAIVLAIGYALVAWSGHDAAIVYMGMATIAVGNGLFKANPSSLLSTCYDKNDPRLDGAFTMYYMSINIGSFFSMLATPWLAARFGWSVAFALSVVGMVITIINFAFCQKWVKQYGSKPDFAPVHMGKLLATIAGVVVLVAIATWLLHNQGIARMVLGVVALGIVVIFAKETIGLKGAARRKMIVAFLLMVEAIVFFVLYSQMPTSLNFFAIRNVEHSILGIAFEPEQYQALNPFWIMIGSPILAAIYNKMGDRLPMPHKFAIGMVLCSGAFLVLPLGAKFASDAGIVSVNWLILSYALQSIGELMISGLGLAMVAQLVPQRLMGFIMGSWFLTTAGAAIIAGKIANLMAVPENVTDPLVSLEVYGHVFLQIGIVTAVIAALMLLTAPKLNRMTQDDSADLKARETAAA; translated from the coding sequence GTGTCTACTGCAAACAATAAACCAGCAGAAAGCGTGAGTCTGAACGCTTTCAAACAACCACGCGCGTTCTATCTCATTTTCTCGATCGAGTTATGGGAGCGTTTTGGTTATTACGGCCTGCAAGGGATCATGGCCGTTTACCTGGTAAAACAGCTGGGTATGTCGGAAGCGGATTCCATTACTCTGTTCTCCTCCTTTAGCGCGCTGGTCTATGGTCTGGTTGCTATTGGCGGCTGGCTGGGCGATAAAGTGCTGGGCACCAAACGTGTCATCATGCTGGGCGCTATCGTGCTGGCCATCGGCTATGCGCTGGTGGCCTGGTCCGGCCATGATGCTGCCATCGTCTATATGGGTATGGCGACCATCGCCGTCGGTAACGGCCTGTTCAAAGCCAACCCGTCCTCCCTGCTTTCTACCTGCTATGACAAAAACGATCCCCGTCTGGACGGTGCATTCACCATGTACTACATGTCCATCAACATCGGTTCGTTCTTCTCGATGCTGGCAACCCCGTGGCTGGCCGCTCGCTTCGGCTGGAGCGTGGCGTTTGCCCTCAGCGTGGTGGGGATGGTGATCACGATTATTAACTTTGCTTTCTGCCAGAAATGGGTAAAACAGTACGGTTCGAAACCGGACTTTGCCCCAGTGCACATGGGCAAACTGCTGGCGACCATCGCTGGCGTGGTGGTGCTGGTCGCCATCGCCACCTGGCTGCTGCACAACCAGGGCATCGCACGTATGGTGCTGGGCGTCGTCGCACTGGGTATCGTTGTGATTTTCGCCAAAGAAACCATCGGTCTGAAAGGTGCCGCGCGTCGTAAAATGATCGTCGCCTTCCTGCTGATGGTAGAAGCGATTGTCTTCTTCGTACTGTACAGCCAGATGCCGACCTCTCTGAACTTCTTCGCGATTCGTAACGTTGAGCACTCGATCCTCGGTATCGCCTTCGAACCGGAACAGTATCAGGCGCTGAACCCGTTCTGGATCATGATTGGTAGCCCTATTCTGGCAGCCATTTATAACAAGATGGGCGACCGCCTGCCGATGCCGCACAAGTTCGCTATCGGCATGGTACTGTGCTCCGGCGCGTTCCTCGTCCTGCCTTTAGGCGCGAAGTTCGCCAGCGACGCCGGCATCGTCTCGGTTAACTGGCTCATTCTGAGCTACGCGCTGCAGTCTATTGGTGAGCTGATGATTTCCGGCCTCGGCCTGGCGATGGTCGCTCAGCTGGTTCCGCAGCGTCTGATGGGCTTCATTATGGGCAGCTGGTTCCTCACTACCGCCGGCGCGGCGATCATCGCCGGGAAAATCGCCAACCTGATGGCGGTGCCGGAAAACGTCACCGATCCGCTGGTGTCGCTGGAAGTGTACGGCCACGTGTTCCTGCAGATTGGTATCGTCACCGCGGTTATCGCCGCCCTGATGCTGCTCACGGCGCCGAAGCTGAACCGTATGACTCAGGACGACAGCGCGGACCTGAAAGCACGCGAAACCGCGGCAGCCTGA
- the nth gene encoding endonuclease III, whose protein sequence is MNKAKRLAILTRLRENDPHPTTELHFSSPFELLIAVLLSAQATDVSVNKATAKLYPVANTPAAMLALGVDGVKSYIKTIGLFNSKAENVIKTCRILLEQHNGEVPEDRAALEALPGVGRKTANVVLNTAFGWPTIAVDTHIFRVCNRTQFAPGKNVEQVEEKLLKVVPAEFKVDCHHWLILHGRYTCIARKPRCGSCLIEDLCEFKEKVYA, encoded by the coding sequence ATGAACAAAGCCAAACGCCTGGCGATCCTCACCAGGCTGCGGGAAAACGATCCCCACCCCACTACCGAACTGCATTTCAGTTCGCCGTTCGAGTTGCTGATTGCCGTTCTGCTTTCTGCGCAGGCCACCGATGTCAGCGTCAACAAAGCGACAGCCAAACTCTATCCGGTGGCCAATACGCCCGCAGCGATGCTGGCGCTGGGGGTGGATGGGGTGAAATCGTATATCAAGACTATCGGCCTGTTTAACAGCAAAGCGGAAAACGTCATCAAAACCTGCCGCATCCTGCTGGAGCAGCACAACGGCGAGGTGCCGGAAGACAGAGCGGCGCTGGAGGCGCTGCCCGGCGTGGGCCGTAAAACCGCCAACGTGGTACTAAACACCGCCTTTGGCTGGCCGACCATCGCCGTGGACACGCACATCTTCCGCGTCTGCAATCGGACGCAATTCGCCCCTGGCAAGAATGTTGAGCAAGTGGAAGAGAAGCTTCTGAAGGTGGTCCCCGCCGAGTTTAAGGTCGACTGTCATCACTGGTTGATCCTGCATGGACGTTATACCTGCATTGCCCGCAAGCCGCGCTGCGGCTCCTGCCTGATTGAAGACCTCTGCGAATTTAAAGAGAAAGTCTACGCCTGA
- a CDS encoding electron transport complex subunit E, which translates to MSEVKDVIVQGLWKNNSALVQLLGMCPLLAVTSTATNALGLGLATTLVLTLTNLTISSLRRWTPAEIRIPIYVMIIASVVSVVQMLINAYAFGLYQSLGIFIPLIVTNCIVVGRAEAFAAKKGPALSALDGFSIGMGATCAMFVLGSLREILGNGTLFDGADSLLGSWAKVLRIEVFHTDTPFLLAMLPPGAFIGLGMMLAVKYLIDERSKQRKAQAARAVSVAPSDVTGKA; encoded by the coding sequence ATGAGCGAAGTTAAAGACGTCATCGTCCAGGGCCTGTGGAAAAATAACTCCGCCCTGGTTCAGCTGTTAGGGATGTGCCCTCTGCTGGCGGTCACCTCGACCGCCACCAACGCCCTCGGGCTGGGTCTGGCGACCACCCTGGTGCTAACCTTAACCAACCTGACCATCTCCAGCCTGCGCCGCTGGACGCCGGCGGAGATCCGGATCCCCATCTACGTGATGATCATCGCCTCGGTGGTGAGCGTCGTGCAGATGCTGATCAACGCCTATGCCTTCGGCCTCTATCAGTCGCTGGGGATTTTCATCCCGCTTATTGTGACCAACTGCATCGTGGTCGGCCGCGCCGAAGCCTTTGCCGCCAAAAAAGGGCCGGCGCTGTCGGCACTGGATGGCTTTTCTATCGGCATGGGCGCCACCTGCGCGATGTTTGTGCTGGGCTCCCTGCGCGAGATCCTTGGCAATGGCACCCTGTTTGACGGCGCCGACAGCCTGCTTGGTAGTTGGGCAAAGGTGCTGCGCATCGAGGTTTTCCATACGGATACCCCCTTCCTGCTGGCTATGCTGCCGCCAGGCGCCTTTATTGGCCTCGGCATGATGCTGGCGGTAAAATACCTCATCGATGAACGTAGCAAGCAGCGGAAGGCGCAAGCGGCCCGGGCCGTTTCTGTCGCCCCGTCTGACGTGACAGGGAAAGCGTAA
- the rsxG gene encoding electron transport complex subunit RsxG → MLKTMRKHGVTLALFAAGSTGLTAAINELTKSTIDQQAALQQKALFDQVLPADRYNNDLLKSCYLVSAPALGKGQHKVWIAKNNDQPIGAVMEATAPDGYSGAIQLLVAADFSGTVLGTRVTEHHETPGLGDKIELRLSDWITHFAGKVIHGQGDSHWAVKKDGGDFDQFTGATITPRAVVNAVKRAGLYAQTLPAQLPEFTACGE, encoded by the coding sequence ATGTTAAAAACGATGCGAAAACACGGCGTCACGCTGGCGCTTTTTGCCGCCGGCTCCACCGGGCTAACGGCGGCGATCAATGAGCTGACCAAAAGCACCATCGACCAGCAGGCGGCCCTGCAGCAGAAAGCGTTATTCGACCAGGTTTTACCTGCCGACCGCTATAATAACGATCTGCTCAAGAGCTGCTATCTGGTCAGCGCCCCGGCGCTGGGCAAAGGCCAGCATAAAGTGTGGATTGCCAAAAATAACGATCAGCCGATTGGCGCGGTCATGGAAGCCACCGCGCCGGACGGCTATTCCGGAGCGATCCAGCTGCTGGTTGCTGCCGATTTTAGCGGCACGGTCCTCGGCACCCGCGTGACCGAGCATCATGAAACGCCGGGCCTGGGCGATAAAATCGAGCTTCGCCTGTCGGACTGGATCACCCATTTTGCCGGGAAAGTCATCCACGGTCAGGGCGACAGCCATTGGGCGGTCAAAAAAGATGGCGGCGATTTTGACCAGTTCACCGGCGCCACCATCACCCCCCGGGCGGTGGTCAATGCCGTTAAGCGCGCAGGCCTGTATGCACAAACGCTGCCTGCGCAACTTCCTGAATTCACCGCCTGTGGAGAATGA
- the rsxD gene encoding electron transport complex subunit RsxD, whose translation MVFRIASSPYTHNQRQTSRIMLLVLLAAVPGIVVQTWFFGWGTVLQIVLAALTAWATEAAILKLRKQHIVATLKDNSALLTGLLLAVSIPPLAPWWMVVLGTAFAVVIAKQLYGGLGHNPFNPAMIGYVVLLISFPVQMTSWLPSYEIAAQVPAFSDVLQMIFTGHTAAGGDMASLRLGIDGISQATPLDTFKTSLHAGHSVQQVLQLPVYGGVLAGLGWQWVNIAWLAGGLFLLWQKAIRWHIPVSFLVSLGLCATLGWIFSPQSLASPQMHLFSGATMLGAFFILTDPVTASTTNRGRLIFGALAGLLVWLIRSFGGYPDGVAFAVLLANITVPLIDYYTRPRVYGHR comes from the coding sequence ATGGTTTTCAGAATCGCAAGCTCCCCCTATACCCATAACCAGCGGCAGACCTCGCGTATTATGCTGCTGGTGCTGCTCGCCGCCGTGCCTGGCATTGTGGTCCAGACCTGGTTTTTCGGCTGGGGTACCGTACTGCAGATTGTCCTCGCCGCATTGACGGCCTGGGCAACGGAAGCCGCTATTCTCAAACTGCGCAAACAGCATATTGTGGCGACCCTGAAGGACAACTCCGCCCTGCTCACTGGCCTGTTGCTGGCGGTGAGTATTCCACCGCTGGCCCCCTGGTGGATGGTGGTGCTCGGCACTGCCTTTGCCGTGGTAATCGCCAAGCAGCTGTACGGTGGATTAGGCCATAACCCCTTCAACCCGGCGATGATCGGCTACGTCGTGCTGTTGATTTCATTCCCGGTACAGATGACCTCCTGGCTGCCTTCATATGAAATTGCCGCCCAGGTTCCGGCGTTCAGCGATGTGCTGCAGATGATCTTCACCGGGCATACCGCCGCCGGGGGCGACATGGCCAGCCTGCGACTGGGTATCGACGGCATCAGCCAGGCCACCCCGCTGGATACCTTTAAAACCTCTCTGCATGCCGGGCATAGCGTCCAGCAGGTGCTGCAATTGCCGGTTTACGGTGGCGTACTGGCGGGCCTCGGCTGGCAGTGGGTGAATATCGCCTGGCTGGCGGGCGGTCTGTTTCTGCTGTGGCAGAAGGCGATCCGCTGGCATATCCCGGTCAGCTTCCTCGTCAGCCTTGGCCTGTGCGCAACCCTCGGCTGGATCTTCTCGCCGCAGAGTCTGGCCTCGCCGCAGATGCATTTATTCTCCGGGGCCACCATGCTTGGCGCCTTCTTTATTCTGACCGACCCGGTGACGGCCTCGACAACCAACCGCGGACGTCTGATCTTCGGCGCCCTCGCCGGCCTGCTGGTGTGGCTTATTCGCAGCTTCGGCGGTTACCCGGACGGCGTGGCGTTTGCCGTTCTGCTGGCGAATATTACCGTGCCGCTGATCGATTACTACACGCGCCCGCGCGTGTATGGCCACCGTTGA
- the rsxC gene encoding electron transport complex subunit RsxC, which translates to MFKLFSAFRKDKVWDFNGGIHPPEMKTQSNGTPLRQVSLPQRLIIPLKQHIGAEGELCVKVGDRVLRGQPLTRGWGRMLPVHAPTSGTVTAIAPHTTAHPSGLAEMSVIIDADGEDRWIERDGWSDYQVRTREALIERIHQFGVAGLGGAGFPTGSKLRGGGDKIKTLIINAAECEPYITADDRLMQDCAAQIVDGIRILAHILQPDEVLIGIEDNKPQAISMLRAVLCDAHGISLRVIPTKYPSGGAKQLTQILTGKQVPHGGRSSDIGVLMQNVGTAYAIKRAVIDGEPLTERVVTLTGEAVSRPGNVWARLGTPVRHLLNDAGFCASAEPMVIMGGPLMGFTLPGLDVPVVKITNCLLAPSASEMGEPQEEKGCIRCSACADACPADLLPQQLYWFSKGQQHDKATAHNLADCIECGACAWVCPSNIPLVQYFRQEKAEISAIRQEEQRAAEAKARFEARQARLEREKAARAERHKKAAVQPAAKDQDAINAALARVRDKQRDAAQPIVIQSGAKPDNSEAIAAREARKAEARARKAQQQAVSVETLSTDAADPRKAAVEAAIARAKARKAEQQAAPVEAPVAEPVDPRKAAVEAAIARAKARKAEQQVAPVEAPVAEPVDPRKAAVEAAIARAKARKAEQQAAPVEAPVAEPVDPRKAAVEAAIARAKARKAEQQVAPVEAPVAEPVDPRKAAVEAAIARAKARKAEQQAAPVEAPVAEPVDPRKAAVEAAIARAKARKAEQQAAQPDLASAAANDDPRKAAVAAAIARVQARKATQQAVNEE; encoded by the coding sequence ATGTTTAAGTTATTTTCCGCTTTCCGAAAAGATAAAGTCTGGGATTTTAACGGCGGTATTCATCCGCCCGAAATGAAAACCCAGTCTAACGGTACCCCACTGCGCCAGGTGTCCCTGCCGCAGCGCCTTATCATTCCGCTCAAGCAGCATATTGGCGCCGAAGGCGAACTGTGCGTCAAGGTGGGCGATCGGGTGCTGCGCGGCCAGCCGTTGACCCGCGGATGGGGAAGAATGCTGCCCGTACACGCCCCGACCTCCGGTACCGTTACCGCCATCGCCCCGCACACCACCGCTCATCCTTCGGGGCTGGCGGAGATGAGCGTGATCATTGACGCCGACGGCGAAGACCGCTGGATTGAGCGCGATGGCTGGAGTGATTATCAGGTCCGCACGCGCGAAGCGCTTATCGAACGCATTCATCAGTTTGGCGTCGCAGGCCTCGGCGGCGCCGGTTTCCCCACCGGCAGCAAACTGCGCGGCGGCGGCGATAAAATTAAGACGCTGATTATTAACGCCGCCGAATGCGAACCCTATATCACGGCGGACGACCGCCTGATGCAGGACTGCGCCGCGCAGATTGTCGACGGGATCCGCATCCTCGCGCATATTCTGCAGCCTGACGAAGTGCTGATCGGCATTGAAGACAATAAACCGCAGGCCATTTCGATGCTGCGGGCGGTGCTCTGCGACGCCCATGGCATCTCGCTGCGCGTGATCCCCACTAAATACCCCTCCGGTGGGGCCAAGCAGCTTACCCAAATTCTCACCGGCAAGCAGGTACCGCACGGCGGTCGTTCGTCGGATATTGGCGTGCTGATGCAGAACGTGGGGACGGCCTATGCGATAAAACGCGCGGTGATTGACGGCGAGCCGTTAACGGAGCGCGTGGTCACCCTGACCGGCGAGGCGGTCTCGCGGCCGGGCAACGTCTGGGCGCGCCTTGGTACACCGGTTCGCCATCTGCTTAACGACGCCGGCTTCTGCGCCAGCGCCGAGCCAATGGTGATCATGGGCGGCCCGCTGATGGGCTTTACCCTGCCGGGGCTGGATGTCCCGGTGGTGAAGATCACCAACTGTCTGCTGGCGCCTTCCGCCAGCGAGATGGGCGAGCCGCAGGAAGAGAAAGGCTGCATTCGCTGCAGCGCCTGCGCCGACGCCTGTCCGGCCGATCTGCTGCCGCAGCAGCTGTACTGGTTCAGCAAAGGCCAGCAGCACGATAAAGCCACCGCGCACAATCTGGCGGACTGCATAGAATGCGGCGCCTGCGCGTGGGTTTGCCCAAGCAATATTCCGCTGGTGCAGTACTTCCGTCAGGAGAAAGCGGAGATCAGCGCGATTCGCCAGGAAGAGCAGCGCGCCGCAGAAGCTAAAGCGCGATTCGAAGCCCGACAGGCGCGCCTGGAGCGTGAAAAAGCCGCCCGCGCCGAACGGCATAAAAAAGCCGCCGTTCAGCCTGCTGCCAAAGATCAGGATGCGATTAACGCCGCCCTCGCCCGGGTACGCGACAAACAGCGTGATGCCGCGCAACCGATCGTGATTCAGTCTGGCGCCAAACCGGATAACAGCGAGGCGATCGCTGCACGCGAAGCGCGGAAGGCCGAAGCCCGGGCACGCAAGGCACAGCAGCAGGCCGTGTCGGTGGAAACCCTGTCGACCGACGCAGCAGATCCACGCAAGGCGGCGGTGGAAGCCGCTATCGCCCGCGCCAAAGCGCGTAAAGCCGAACAGCAGGCCGCGCCGGTGGAAGCCCCGGTAGCCGAGCCGGTCGACCCGCGTAAAGCCGCGGTGGAAGCCGCCATCGCCCGCGCCAAAGCGCGTAAAGCCGAACAGCAGGTCGCGCCGGTGGAAGCCCCGGTAGCCGAGCCGGTCGACCCGCGTAAAGCCGCGGTGGAAGCCGCCATCGCCCGTGCCAAAGCGCGTAAAGCCGAACAGCAGGCTGCGCCGGTGGAAGCCCCGGTAGCCGAGCCGGTCGACCCGCGTAAAGCCGCGGTGGAAGCCGCCATCGCCCGCGCCAAAGCGCGTAAAGCCGAACAGCAGGTCGCGCCGGTGGAAGCCCCGGTCGCCGAGCCGGTCGACCCGCGTAAAGCCGCGGTGGAAGCCGCCATCGCCCGTGCCAAAGCGCGTAAAGCCGAACAGCAGGCTGCGCCGGTGGAAGCCCCGGTAGCCGAGCCGGTCGACCCGCGTAAAGCCGCGGTGGAAGCCGCCATCGCCCGCGCCAAAGCGCGCAAAGCCGAACAACAGGCCGCACAACCGGATCTCGCGTCAGCCGCAGCCAATGACGACCCACGCAAAGCGGCCGTCGCCGCGGCTATCGCCCGCGTTCAGGCGCGTAAAGCAACACAGCAGGCAGTTAACGAGGAATAA
- the rsxB gene encoding electron transport complex subunit RsxB: MSAVWIAVIAISLLGLIFGLILGYASRRFAVQDDPVVEKIDELLPQSQCGQCGYPGCRPYAEAVGAQGEKINRCAPGGEAVMLKIAALLNVDPQPVDGDEQEAEPVRMLAVIDEPNCIGCTKCIQACPVDAIVGATRAMHTVMNDLCTGCNLCVAPCPTQCISLVPVATTPETWKWDLHAIPVRNIPVEQHV; this comes from the coding sequence ATGAGCGCAGTCTGGATAGCCGTGATCGCCATCAGCCTGTTAGGGCTGATTTTCGGCTTAATACTGGGGTATGCCTCCCGCCGTTTCGCGGTGCAGGACGACCCGGTGGTGGAAAAAATTGATGAACTGTTGCCGCAGAGCCAGTGCGGGCAGTGCGGCTACCCCGGCTGTCGTCCCTATGCGGAAGCTGTTGGTGCCCAGGGTGAAAAAATTAACCGCTGTGCGCCGGGTGGCGAAGCCGTAATGTTAAAAATCGCCGCCTTACTGAACGTCGACCCGCAGCCGGTCGATGGCGATGAACAGGAGGCGGAGCCAGTTCGTATGCTCGCGGTAATCGACGAGCCGAACTGCATTGGCTGCACCAAATGCATCCAGGCGTGTCCGGTGGATGCGATTGTCGGGGCAACCCGCGCCATGCATACCGTGATGAACGACCTGTGCACCGGTTGTAATCTGTGCGTAGCCCCCTGCCCGACCCAGTGCATTTCGCTCGTTCCGGTGGCGACCACCCCGGAAACCTGGAAATGGGATCTCCATGCGATCCCGGTGCGCAATATTCCTGTGGAACAACATGTTTAA
- the rsxA gene encoding electron transport complex subunit RsxA has protein sequence MADYLLLFIGTVLVNNFVLVKFLGLCPFMGVSKKLETAMGMGLATTFVMTLASICAWLIDTWILIPLNLVYLRTLAFILVIAVVVQFTEMVVRKTSPALYRLLGIFLPLITTNCAVLGVALLNINLGHNFLQSALYGFAAAVGFSLVMVLFAAIRERLVVADVPAPFRGNAIALITAGLMSLAFMGFSGLVKL, from the coding sequence ATGGCTGATTATTTACTGCTCTTTATTGGTACAGTCCTGGTCAATAACTTCGTTCTGGTGAAGTTTCTTGGTCTGTGCCCGTTTATGGGGGTTTCCAAAAAGCTGGAAACCGCAATGGGGATGGGGCTTGCCACCACCTTCGTGATGACGCTGGCCTCTATTTGCGCCTGGCTGATTGATACCTGGATCCTTATCCCCTTAAATCTGGTCTATTTACGCACGCTGGCCTTTATTCTGGTCATCGCCGTGGTGGTTCAGTTCACTGAAATGGTCGTGCGTAAAACCAGCCCGGCGCTCTATCGCCTGCTGGGTATTTTTCTGCCGCTGATCACCACCAACTGTGCCGTACTCGGGGTGGCGCTGCTGAATATTAATCTGGGGCACAATTTCCTGCAGTCCGCGCTGTACGGCTTTGCCGCCGCCGTCGGTTTCTCGCTGGTGATGGTGCTGTTCGCGGCGATCCGCGAACGCCTGGTGGTGGCCGATGTGCCCGCGCCGTTTCGCGGTAATGCCATCGCATTGATTACCGCCGGTTTAATGTCTCTGGCCTTTATGGGCTTTAGTGGTTTGGTGAAGTTGTAA
- a CDS encoding DUF2569 domain-containing protein — protein sequence MTSQSAERIGGWLLAPLAWLLVALLSASLSLLFFANALMSTQTYALLRAMSTGHLALWLASLLFAVAMWYYTLWLTIAFFKRRSLVPKHYIIWLLITLLLAIKAFAFSPVSDVLALRQLLFPLLAAALLAPYFRRSQRVKRTFVHP from the coding sequence ATGACGTCTCAATCTGCAGAACGCATTGGCGGATGGCTGCTGGCACCGCTGGCCTGGTTGCTGGTGGCGCTGCTGAGCGCCTCCTTATCGCTGCTGTTTTTTGCTAATGCTCTCATGTCGACGCAGACGTATGCCCTGCTCCGCGCCATGAGCACCGGACATCTGGCGCTGTGGCTCGCTTCGCTGCTGTTTGCCGTCGCCATGTGGTATTACACGCTCTGGCTGACCATCGCGTTCTTTAAGCGGCGCTCGCTGGTCCCTAAGCACTATATTATCTGGCTGCTCATCACCCTGCTGCTGGCGATAAAGGCATTTGCCTTCTCTCCCGTCTCGGATGTCCTTGCTTTGCGCCAGCTGCTGTTTCCACTCTTGGCTGCCGCGCTCCTGGCGCCCTATTTTCGCCGTTCCCAGCGGGTAAAACGGACCTTTGTTCATCCGTAA
- the ydgT gene encoding transcription modulator YdgT encodes MTVLDYLLKFRKISSLESLEKLFDHLNYSLTDTEEIVNMYRAADHRRAELVSGGKLFDVGQVPKSVWRFVQ; translated from the coding sequence ATGACCGTTCTGGACTATTTATTAAAATTCCGCAAAATCAGTTCGCTCGAAAGTCTTGAAAAACTATTTGATCACCTTAACTACTCCCTGACCGACACCGAAGAGATCGTGAATATGTATCGTGCGGCCGACCACCGCCGGGCAGAGCTGGTCTCCGGTGGTAAATTGTTCGATGTGGGCCAGGTGCCTAAATCCGTTTGGCGATTCGTGCAGTAA